The DNA segment ATCTGTCTCCCGCGCAGCGCGTCCGCCCGCGCGCGGCGAGGCATCGTCGGAGGCGGACTGGCTGTAGCCGGTGCCGGCTGAACCGGCGCAGCGAGATACCCATCAGCCTGGGTCCATGCCTGGCCTCGCCGGCCGGCATACGGCATGGACGACACCGAATAGGCCGGCTACGCACGTAGACGCCTGACCGGGCGGCCATCCGGACGCGGGTTCGACTCCCGCCATCTCCACCACAAACAGGCCGTAAGCCCTTTGCTTCAGGGCTTACGGCTTTTCTTTGTAAATCCCACCCTACACCGCCCGCAGGTGCCCTTCGATTGCCAGCATGCATGCTTGGGTAGCGACCCGAATAGCGAGTCTCTGTCACCTCCACTGCACCCCTGCGCATCCCTTTGCCTGTGGCCCTCCTAAATCTGTCATCACGCAAAACTCAGCGCGCCATTGCCTTACCGCTTAACGCGCTGCTTCCGCTGCTGGCCTGCGCCTCCAATCCAGGGACAATCTTCCTGCTCACTCAGCTTACAACCTGGGCTGCTCCGCTAAAAAGCACTTTCCGCAAATCCGACCGACGCATCGTCAAATTTTCAGGAAGCTCTTTCAAACTCCCAGCCCAGGTATTCCCAGACGCAGCCTGCGCGATGATTTTTTGATCACCGGTGAAACAAACCGGGTCACCTCGTCTTTTCTGTTTGCACCAACATCTGAGAAGGTGATGACGAACCAGCAACCACAACCGCATCCTGCAATGTCCCGTACGTTAGAACAGCTCTGCCAGCATCTGGCCAGGCAAATAGGCCCAACCCTGCTCCATCGGTTCCATCAGATGGGCTGGACGACCGCTACGCTACGCGATGCGGAAGCTTTCGTGACAAAGATTGTAACAGAAGCCTGGCGCACCCCGAAAGAGCAGTACGAGCGCACCATCGCCGCCTGCGTTAACCACGTACTGGAGCCTGTGCTGAAGCTGCACAAGCGCTCGCGCACTAACATTGCTCTGGAAGTGCTTCCCAGGTAATAATCACCTGATCTGCCTCGATTATGCGTCCCCTTTACTTTTACTTTTGCCCATTCCTTGTCTTTCTGGCGCTTCCCCTGAGCGCGGGCGCTCAGGATACCGTAGAGGTGGTGCCACCACCACGCTCAGGCAGCCTGGCGCGCAGTCCGTTGGCGCTGGCCATAACCTGGATTGACAGCACCTACGTAAAGATTGTCTACAGTTCGCCCCGTAAGCGGGGCCGTGAGATCTTCGGGGCGCTGGTCCCGTACGGCGAAGTCTGGCGCACCGGCGCTAATGAAGCCACCGAAATTACCACCACGGGCGATTTAATCTTCGGGGGACATCACCTGCCAGCCGGCACCTATAGCCTCTATACAATTCCTTACCCCGACCACTGGACCATTATCATCAACCGGGGGCTGGGCCAATGGGGTACCTTCGACTATGATCCCAAGCTGGATCTCTTTCGCTTCGATGTGCCCACCCGCCAGACAGATAAACGCTACGAGGGCTTTACGATCTCCTTTGAAAAAGAAAAGGACCAGACCTACCTGTACCTGCGCTGGGATCGCACTGAAGTGCGCATTCCGGTAGCGGCCGCTTCAGAGCAGACTGACTAAAGCACTCCGTTGGCAACAGCACGCCTTTGCATTACCCTTTCAGAAAGGCCGCGCCGCCAGGCAGCTACGTGTGATGCGGAACGCAGCACGCACGCCATGCCCCCGTCACAATCAACTGCCCCGCGGCGCGGCCGCACACCGTCTTCCTCTCTGCTCGCTGCCCTCAAACGCGTTTCTTAAAGGGCTGCCAGCTATTCTGTGTTACCCAGACGCAACGCCTGCCGGCCATGCATCCTGCCCCTTGACTCCGGGATGCGTCGCTCCTGAGACAGGTAGCCTGATTTTGCTTCAAATGCAGAAATATGCTCTGCGCCTCTTATCCCGAACGGACATTGCACCTTCACGCTAAACAATCAAGCCATAAATAGAAAAAAGCCTGGTACCGTTCAATTTCACAAAACAATCTGCTGGCCCTGGTAAACCAGCATGCTCTACCGGTAGCCAACGGATCAAGTACTCTGGTTGAATTTGCCAGCATGACCTGTACGCTCATAGCTGCTTCACCGGGCAGTCTCTAGCTGAGTCGACCCGGTACAATTCCTGCTTCATACGCTAACAATTTTCTCCATACGTCCCTGTTGGACTTTTTAACTACAGCGTAAATTCTGGTTGGCAATGGGAACGATTTCTGGTATAGATATCCTTTTTTTATTCCTTGCAATTGTCCTCTCAAAACCAAACCAGAATGCAACCAATGGCACCGATCAAGTTTGGAACGGACGGTTGGCGTGCAGTCATTGCCGATGACTTCACCTTTGCCAATCTGGGCCGCGTCGCCCAGGCTACCGCTCGCTGGTTGAAAAAACGCTATGGTGATCACCCAAGCGTAGTTATCGGGCACGACACCCGTTTTCTGGGACGAGAGTTCGCCGAACACGTCGCCCGCATCTTCGCAGCACAGGGCATTTCTGTACGTCTGGCCAGTACATTTACTACCACCCCGGCCGTAAGCTGGGCGACCCAGCACTTTGGTTGCCAGGCCGGCATCGTTATTACGGCCAGCCACAACCCTCCCCAATACAACGGATTCAAGATCAAAGCAGACTTCGGGGGACCGGCCTCACCTGAAATGATCGCCGAAGTAGAACGCGAACTTCCCGAGGCCACTCCACCCGCCAACCTACCCTCCTTTGATGACCTGGTTAGCGACGGTCATATCGAACTGGTGGACCTGAGCACCGCATACCTTGACCACCTGCGCACCAAACTGGACATCAACGGCATCGCCCAACATCTGAAAGTGGCGCACGATGCCATGTTTGGTGCCGCCCAGGGCATGGTGCGCCGCCTGCTGGGTGCCGAGCGCGTCGTTGAACTGCACTGTGACTGGAACCCGGGCTTCCATGGCCAGCCTCCCGAACCCATTGAGCGCAACCTGAAGGAACTGGCCGAGGTGGTCGTCCGCGAACGGTGTGACCTGGGCATGGCCAACGACGGGGATGCCGACCGCATTGGCCTGTTTGACGAAAACGGCCGCTTTGTTACCTCGCACGAAATTCTGGCCCTGCTGGTCAAGTATCTGCACAAGGAGCAGGGACTGAAAGGGGATATTATCAAGACGTTCTCTACCACCCACCTGCTTGACAAGATGGGACAGGCCTATGGGCTGCGTGTCGAAACAACGCCCATCGGCTTTAAGCACATTGCCAAGCAGATGGTCGCGCGCGACGTGCTCGTAGGGGGCGAAGAGTCGGGTGGTATCGCCGTCAAGGGCCACATCCCTGAACGCGACGGCATCTATATCGGACTTCTCGTCGCAGAGTTACTGGTTCTT comes from the Rhodothermus profundi genome and includes:
- a CDS encoding DUF2911 domain-containing protein produces the protein MRPLYFYFCPFLVFLALPLSAGAQDTVEVVPPPRSGSLARSPLALAITWIDSTYVKIVYSSPRKRGREIFGALVPYGEVWRTGANEATEITTTGDLIFGGHHLPAGTYSLYTIPYPDHWTIIINRGLGQWGTFDYDPKLDLFRFDVPTRQTDKRYEGFTISFEKEKDQTYLYLRWDRTEVRIPVAAASEQTD
- a CDS encoding phosphoglucomutase/phosphomannomutase family protein, with protein sequence MAPIKFGTDGWRAVIADDFTFANLGRVAQATARWLKKRYGDHPSVVIGHDTRFLGREFAEHVARIFAAQGISVRLASTFTTTPAVSWATQHFGCQAGIVITASHNPPQYNGFKIKADFGGPASPEMIAEVERELPEATPPANLPSFDDLVSDGHIELVDLSTAYLDHLRTKLDINGIAQHLKVAHDAMFGAAQGMVRRLLGAERVVELHCDWNPGFHGQPPEPIERNLKELAEVVVRERCDLGMANDGDADRIGLFDENGRFVTSHEILALLVKYLHKEQGLKGDIIKTFSTTHLLDKMGQAYGLRVETTPIGFKHIAKQMVARDVLVGGEESGGIAVKGHIPERDGIYIGLLVAELLVLRKKKLSELVQELFDEFGPHHFFRIDLHTTDEKKQAALDHLRQTGGLKEVAGDAVRDVQTLDGFKHITDRGWVLIRPSGTEPLLRVYAEAPTPELAEAYVHHAIEQLGFAEVAAH